CCATGGCCCTCACGGGCGGCGCGCTGGAGCGGCTGAACGCGATGGTTCCAGAAGGCATGGAGCCCGTGATCCACCTGTCGCTGACCGACGATCACCCCTACGCGCAGGCGTTCGTGATCATCGAGGCCTTGCCCAAGTCCTAGGAGGGCGCGTGGCTGACTATATTCTGTTGATGCATGGCGACGGCCGCGCAGAGAGAGCGGCCGACTGGCAGACCTATCTGGACGGTCTGTCAAGCATGGGACGTTTGCGGGGCGGCAGCGCGATTGGCCTGGGCGCCAGCTACCGGAAAATCGGGGCGCCCGGTCCTGTATCCACCCAGTTGACAGGCTTCATCAGGATCGTCGCCGAAAGCCTGGCGGACGCTGAAATCTGCCTAGCCGGCAACCCCGTCTATGAGGCTGGAGGGACCGTCGAGATTCGCCTTTTGCCCGAGGACGTTTGACGTCGCGGCCCAAACCTCGCCATGAAGCTTGGCTACGCGCCGCTCTTGCCCGTCCGGCCAAGCCCGTCTAGCAAAGCCGTGCCGGTTCTCCGGCCTTTCATTTTCGAAGAGCTCCGCGCCCGCATGACCGACGCCGCCGACGATTTCACGCCGCCCGAAGAGAAGGGCGCGATCGCCGAGTTGATCGAGATCGTCAAGACCGTCGCCTACGCCCTGGGCATCGCCTTGGTGCTGCGCGTCCTGCTGTTCCAGCCGTTCACGATCCCGTCGGCCTCGATGGAGCCGAACCTCTACCAGGGCGACTACATCATCGTGTCGAAGTTCAGCTACGGCTGGAGCAAGCACTCGATCCCGTTCAGCCCACCGATCATCAAGGGCCGGATCTTCGATCGCGCCCCCACGCGCGGCGACATCGTCGTGTTCAAGCTGCCGCGCGACAATCGCACCGACTACATCAAGCGCCTGATCGGCATGCCGGGCGACAAGGTCCAGATCCGCGGCGGCCAAGTCTATATCAATGGCAAGGCCTTGCCGCGCAAGGCGCAGGCGCCGGCCCTGGTCGATACGGGCTATGGCTTCACCCAGCAGGTGCAGCGCTTCCAGGAGACCAATCCGGAAGGCCGCCAGTACAACATCCAGGATTTCGGTCCGGATAGCCGTGGCGACAACACCGGCGTTTATACGGTTCCGGCCGGCTGCTACTTCTTCATGGGCGACAACCGCGACAACTCGGCCGACAGCCGCTTCGATCCCGGCGTCTCGCCCTACAAGGAAAGCGCCTGCAAGTGGGACTACGAGATGGATCAGTACATCGGCGACGAGATCGGCGTCGGTTTCGTGCCGGCTGAGAACCTCGTTGGCCGCGCTCAGATCATCCTGCTGTCGTGGAACGCCGAGGCCAGCCTGTTCAAGCCCTGGACCTGGTTCCTGAACGCGCGTCCCAGCCGCTTCTTCCACGTGCTGAAGTGATCGCCACCCATGGATAGACGGGTCGCCGCCGTCGGCGACCTGGAGCGCCGGATCGGCCACAAGTTCGAAGACCGCGAACTGCTCGAACGCGCCCTGACGCACGCCAGCGTCGGGGACGGGGCCAAGAAGGTCCGCGACAATGAGGTGTTGGAGTTCATCGGCGACCGCGTCCTGGGCCTTTTGGCCGCCGAGGCCCTGGCCGAGCGTTTTCCGAAGGCCAAGGAGGGCGAGCTCGCGCCGCGCCTCAACGCCCTGGTCAGCCGCGAGACCTGCGCTCGCGTGGCCCGCAAGGCCGAGCTGGGCCCCGCGCTGCGCCTGTCGGCCTCCTCCAGCAAGATCGGCGGCCGCGAAACCGACTCGATCCTGGCCGGCGCCACCGAAGCCCTGATGGCGGCGCTCTATCAGGACGGCGGGCTGGAGACGGCGCGCAAGGTGTTCCTTGATCTCTGGGCCGACGAGTTCGACCGAGCCAAGGAGGGCCGCCCGCGCGACCCCAAGACCGCGCTGCAGGAATGGGCGCAAGGCAAGGGGCGCCCGCTGCCGACCTATCGCGTGCTGGACCGCACCGGCCCTGACCACGCCCCGGTGTTCACCGTCGAGGTCGTGGTCAAGGGCGTGGACCCCGCCATCGCCAAGGGCAAGTCGCGACAAGAGGCCGAGAAGGCCGCCGCCAAGCTCTTGCTGGACCGGGAAGCCGCCGGAGATTCCTGACGCCACGGCCCGAGCCGGTTGCGCTACCAGCGATATAATGGCACGGTCTGTGTCATTACTGCGGGGGCGGCGATGGCGAGTTTCTGGACTTGGGCGGCGGCGGCGATCCTCTACGCGGTGTTTCTGGCCTGGCATCAGAACTGGCGCGGCCGGCTTTCAGCGGATGAGATCGAGGCCACACTCGCGAAACTCCAGGCGCAAGGCGCGGGGGACAACGGTCGTAACGACCTATCGACGTTGAAGGCGTTCCTTCAAGCGGACGATGGTCGGCCCTTCTACATGCTCAACGTGGTGCGGCTGGCGCCCGGGCCGGTGATCGATCCGATGGGCCACGAAGGCTCTGCTCGCGAGGTCATGGCGGGCTACACACGAATGTTCCTGCCGGCCCTCTTGGCCCGAGGCGGATATCCCGCCTTTGCTGCTCGAAAGGTCGGCGGCTACTTCGATACGTGGGGCGTCGAGCCGGGCCCGGATTGGTCGTTCATCGCTCTGATGCGTTATCGAAGCCGGCGCGATCTCGCCAAGCTCGTCTGCGATCCGCGCTTTTCCGGCGCCCATGAGTTCAAGTTCGCGGCCATGCCGCAGACCTTCAACTTTCCGACCCATCGCCTGGGCGGGCTGATGATCCAGCCGCCCGTCTGGGTGGCGATCGTTCTGGGGCTGGCGGCCGCCATGACCCAGATCGGCTGGTTGTTGGTTGGCGCGGGGACGGTGCAGTGAGCCTCATCCCGCCCTCCACCAATTCCAGCTACGCCGGATCTCGCATCGCGGCCTATGGGCTGATGCTGTTGGGCGCGATGACCGTTGCTGTCGGCCTCATCCACTTTGCCCTGCCCGACGGCGGTATCGGCGTCATCGCGGGCGTGGACCTCTCGGTCGGCCGCGAAACGATCGTCAGCATGGCGGCCTGGATGGGGGCTTTGCAGATCGCCCACGGCCTCGCCCTGCTCATCGTGGGGTGGCGCTACCGGACCCTGGTTCCGCTGTTCCTGCTATTGACCGCGCTCGAGCGGAGCCTGATGGCGCTGGATGGCTGGCTTCTCAAGGGCCCCCGGGCTGGCCATCACCCGCCGGAACACTATGGTAGTGTGGCTATCGTCATCCTGTGTCTGGCCCTGTTGGGCCTTTCCTTGCGGACAGGGACCTCGAAGTCCTGAACGATCGCGGGATTTTCTGGCGCATTGGTGCTAAACGCACGCGCAATGACTGACACCACCTCCAAAACTCGCGCGGGTTTCGCCGCCATCATCGGCGCGCCGAACGCCGGCAAGTCCACCCTGGTCAACCGCATGGTCGGGGCCAAGGTCTCGATCGTGACCCAGAAGGTCCAGACCACCCGCTTCCCCGTGCGCGGCGTCGCCATCGAGGGCGACACCCAGATCGTCCTCGTCGACACCCCCGGGATCTTCAGCCCGCGTCGGCGTCTGGACCGCGCCATGGTTCGCGCCGCCTGGGCCGGCTCCGAAGAGGCCGAGGCCACCGTCCATCTCGTCGACGTGCAGGCCGAGCTGGCCAGCCGCGCCGACAAGGCCACGCCGGGCGAATACCGCTCGGCCCAGGACGTCCAGACCATCATCGAGGGCCTGAAGGCCGCCGACCGCAAGGTGATCCTGGCGTTGAACAAGATCGACGGCATCAAGCGCGACACCCTGCTGGCCGTGGCCAAGGACTTCTTCGACACCGGCGTCTACACCGACGTGTTCATGATCAGCGCCTCGACCGGCGCGGGCGTCGACGACCTGACGGCCAAGCTGGTCTCGATGATGCCCGAGGGGCCCTGGCTCTATCCGGAAGACCAGACCGCTGACCTGCCGGCGCGCCTTCTGGCCGCCGAGATCACCCGCGAGAAGGTCTATCTGCGGGTCCACGAGGAGTTGCCCTACGCGGCCACTGTCGAAACGACCGCCTTCGAGGAGCGCAAGGACGGCTCGGTGCGGATCGAGCAGACCATCCTGGTCGAGCGCGAAGGCCAGCGGGTCATCGTGATCGGTAAGGGCGGCCAGACGCTGAAGTGGATCGGCCAGGCCTCGCGCGAAGAGCTGTGCGACATCCTCGACCGCAAGGTTCACCTGTTCCTGCACGTGAAGGTCAAGGAAAACTGGGCCGAGGAACGCGGCCTGTTCAGCGACATTGGCCTGGATTTCGATGTTTGACGCGCCGGCCCCAGCTGTCGACCTGGGCGCCTATTTTCGCCGGATCGGCTATGACGGCCCGCGCGAGGCGACCCTGGATGTGCTGCGCGCGATCACGTTTCGCCATCCGGACGCCATCCCGTTTGAGAACCTCGACGTCCTTCTGGGGCGAGGGATCAGCATTGTCCCGGCCGATGTCGACGCCAAGCTGATCGGAGCCGAGCGGGGCGGCTACTGCTACGAGCAGAATGGGTTGTTGAAGCGCGTGCTGCAGGCGCTGGGCTTTCAGGTCGAAGGCCTGATGGCCCGCGTGCTGTGGATGGCCCCGGAAGGCGCGCCGCCGCGTCCGCGCTCGCACCAGGTGCTGGGCGTGACGATTGATGGCGAAACCTGGCTGGCCGACGCCGGCTTTGGCGGTTGCGTGCTGACCGCGCCGATGCGCCTGTTCTCGGATGAGGTCCAGGACAGCCCGCACGGCAAGTTCCGCATTGTCGATACGCAGACCAACGGCGTCGCCGAGCGTCAGGTTCAGGCCGACCTCTCGGGCCGGTGGTCGCCGCTCTATCAGGTGTCGCAGGGCGCCTGGGCCGAGGTCGATTACGAGCAGGCCAATTTCTACACCTACACCCACCCCAGCTCGCACTTCACCTGGAGCATGACGGTGGGACGCACGACGCCGACCGCGCGCTACGCCCTGAAGAACAACCGCTTCACCCACCGCGACGTGACCGGCGCCGTGGTCGAGCAGCGTGACCTTTCCGTCGAGGAGCTGGAAGCGACCCTGCGCGATGTGATCGGCCTGCCGGTGGAGGCCGACTGGCGGCCGGTGCTGGAAAAGGTTGTGGCCTGGGGAACGCCCGCTTGAGCCTGGAGTGGGAGGACGAAGCCTATGTCCTCTCGGCCCGCTCGCATGGCGAGACGGGGGCCATTGTCGAACTCCTGACCGAGGCGCGCGGTAAGGTCGCCGCGCACGTGGCCGGCGCGGCGTCGCGGCGGATGAAGCCGTTCCTGCAGCCGGGCGCGCGGGTCATCGCCCGCTATCGGGCCCGGGTCGAGGGTCAGCTGGGATCGGCCAGTCTGGAGCCGATGGGCGAGGGGCCTTCGAGCCTGTTCGACGATCGCCTGGCCCTGGCCGGCCTCTCGGCGGCGGCCGCTGTCGCCGCTGCGGCCCTGCCGGAACGCGAGGCTCACCCCGGCGCTTTCCACGCGCTTGAAGCCCTGATCCGCGTGCTGGAAATCCCCGACATCTGGCCGGCGGTCTATGTGCGCTACGAGGCGGGACTGCTGCAGGAGCTGGGCTTTGGCCTGGACCTTTCGAAATGCGCGGCGACGGGGACGTTCGACGATCTCGTCTATGTCAGCCCGCGAACCGGACGCGCTGTCAGCCGCGAGGCGGGCAAGCCCTATCACGACAAGCTCTTGCCGTTGCCGCCGTTCATGCTGTCCTCGCAGGGCGGGCTGGCGGAAGGCGACGTGAAGGCGGGTCTGGACATCACCGGCCATTTTCTTGAGCAGTTTGTCTTCGGACCCCTGAACCGCCCGCTGCCGCCGGCCCGGCTCTGGCTCTTGGACCGCCTGACCGACGCAGGACGACTTTAAGAAGCGTCACAAATGCGGTTTATCCCGAGGCGGAAGTTTCGGAGCCGCTTGATGTCTGTCCTTGATCGCTACGCCCTCAGCCGTCGCCGCCTGCTGTCCGTGTTCGGCGGCGCCGCAGTCTCCGCGCTCGCCATCCCGATGGAAAGCGGCAAGGCCCTGGCCCAGGCCGTCTTCTCGACCTACCCGTTCCAACTGGGCGTGGCCTCAGGCGATCCGTCACCGGACGGCTTCGTGATCTGGACGCGCCTGGCGCCGGAGCCCTTGGAGATCGGCTACGGCATGCCCAGCGCGCCTGTCGCCGTGGAATGGGAAGTCGGCGACGCGCCGAACATGCGCAACATTGTGGCTAAGGGCCGTGCGATCGCCCCGCCCGAGTTGGGCCACGCGGTCCATGTCGAGGTCAGCGGACTGCAGCCGGGGCGCGACTACTGGTATCGCTTCACTGCGGGACGGGAGCGCAGCCTGACAGGCCGGGCGCGCACCACGCCCGCCCTGGGCGCGGTCGTAGACCGGGTCCGCTTTGCGGTCGCGGGTTGCCAGAACTACGAGCAGGGCTTCTACACCGCGCACCGTCGCCTCGCGGCCGAGACGCCGGACTTCGTGTTCTGCTACGGCGACTACATCTACGAGGGCCGCGGCAACCGGGTCTGGAACAGCGCGGACGGCCCCGTCGAGAACGTCCGCCAGCATTTCGGCGGCGAGATCTACAGCCTCGACGACTATCGTCGTCGTTACGCCCAGTACAAGATGGACACCGACCTGCAGGCGGCTCACGCGGCTGCTCCGTGGTTCACGGTGTGGGATGACCACGAGGTCGACAATAACTGGGTCAGCGATCACGACCAGGACGGGGTCGATCCTAAGCTCTTTCTCCTGCGCCGGCAGGCGGCCGCCCAGGCCTACTACGAAAACATGCCGCTCCGTGCGGCGAGCTTCCCTTCGGGGCCTTCTCTGCGCATCCATCGCCGCGCGTCGTTCGGCGGCTTGATGGACATGAACCTGCTGGACACCCGCCAGTTCCGAAGCCAGCAACCGTGCGACGATCGCTACGGAACGACTTGCGCCGGCGTCGACGATCCTGCGGCTCAAGTGCTGGGGTCGGAGCAGGAGAAGTGGCTGTATGAGAGCCTCGGCGCGTCGAAGGCCACTTGGAACGTGCTGGCCCAGCAGGTCATGCTGATGGATCTTGATCGTCAGGCTGGTCCGGAGGTCGGCTATAACCTCGACAGCTGGGGCGGCTATCGCTCGCCGCGGGCGCGTCTGCTCAGCGAGATCCGCGATCGCAAGGTGCGTAATGTCGTGGTGCTTACGGGCGACGAGCACCAGAACTACGCTGGCGATGTCTATCTCGACGGGGCGAAGCCAGACGGCGCCCCTATCGCGGCCGAGTTCGTGGTGACCTCGATCAGCTCCGGCGGTGACGGGACGGACCAGCGCAGCGACATGGCCGCCATCCAGAAGGCCAGCCCGATGCTGAAGTTCAACAACGCCCAGCGCGGCTACGCCATCTGTGACGTGACGCCGAAAGCCTTCGTGACCGAATTCAAGGTGCTGGACGCCATCACGCGCCGCGACGGCAAGCTCACTACCCGTGCGAAATGGGCGGCGGAGGCCGGAAAGTCGGGGATTGTCAGGGCCTAACCGCTCGAATCATCGAGGGGGTTTCTGCTAGGCTCGCGCCTCGGAGTAACGAATCCCCTCGATGAACAAGCCTGTCCTTCCTCCTCCCGGCGGCCCCGACGACGGCGACCGCATTCTCGACGAGCCGCTGACCGAGGCGCTGTCGCGGCGCTATCTGGCCTATGCGCTGTCGACGATCGGCTCGCGGGCGCTGCCCGACGTGCGCGATGGCCTGAAGCCCGTGCACCGTCGCGTGCTGTACGCGATGAGCAACATGCGGCTGAACCCCGATGCTGCGGCGCGCAAATGCGCCAAGGTGGTCGGCGAGGTGATGGGTAACTTCCACCCGCACGGCGACGCCTCGATCTATGACGCGCTGGTGCGTCTGGCTCAGGAGTTCAGCCAGCGCATCCCGCTGGTCGAAGGGCAGGGGAACTTCGGCAATATCGACGGCGATAGCGCTGCGGCCATGCGCTACACCGAATGCAAGATGACGGAGGCGGCGACGCTTCTGTTGGACGGCATCGACGAAGACGCGGTCGACTTCCGCCCGACCTATGACGGCCAGGACGAAGAGCCGGTCGTGCTGCCCTCGGGCTTCCCGAACCTGCTGGCCAACGGCTCTTCAGGCATCGCCGTCGGCATGGCCACCTCGATCCCGCCGCACAACGCCGCAGAGCTGATCGACGCCTGCCAGCTCTTGCTGGCCAATCCCGACGCCACCACCGAAGACCTGCTGGAAAAGGTGCCGGGCCCGGATTTCCCGACCGGCGGCGTGATCGTCGAGTCGCGCGCCAGCCTGCTGGAAACCTACGAGACCGGTCGCGGCGGCGTGCGGATGCGCGCCAAGTGGGAGAAGGAAGACACCGGTCGCGGCACCTACCAGATCGTCGTCACCGAGATCCCATACCAGGTAAAGAAGTCGGACCTGGTCGAGCAACTGGCCGACCTGATCGACAGCAAGAAGGCAGCCCTCTTGGGCGACGTCCGCGACGAGAGCGCCGAGGACATCCGCCTGGTGCTGGAGCCGAAGTCCAAGAACGTCGAGCCTGAAGTGCTGATGGAGAGCCTGTTCAAGCTCTCGGCGCTGGAGAGCCGCTTCCCGGTCAACATCAACGTGCTGGACGCGCGCGGCACGCCGGGCGTGATGGGCCTGAAGCAGGCCCTGATGGCGTTCCTGGCGCATCGCCGCGAGGTGTTGACCCGCCGCGCCCGCCACCGCCTGGCCAAGATCGAAGCCCGTCTGCACATCCTGGACGGCCTGCTGATCGCCTATCTGAACCTCGATGAGGTCATTCGGATCGTCCGCTACGAGGACAAGCCGAAGGAAAAACTGATCGAGACCTTTGCGCTGTCGGACATCCAGGCCGACGCCATCCTCAACACCCGCCTGCGCCAACTGGCCAAGCTGGAGGAGATGGAAATCCGTCGCGAGCACGCCGAACTGGTGGAAGAGCGCGACGGCATTCTGGCCATGCTGGCCAGCGAGGCCAAACAGTGGAAGCTGGTCGGCGTGGGCCTGTCCGAGGTTCGCGCGGCGCTGCTCAAGATCAAGCACCCGCTCGACAAGGCGCGCCCCACGGGCGTCACAGGTCGCTCGGTGTTCGGCGAGGCCCCGCAGGTCGACGCCGACGCCGCCATCGAGGCGATGATCGTGCGCGAGCCGATCACGATCATCCTGTCCGAGCGCGGCTGGATCCGCGCGGCCAAGGGCAAGGTCGATGATCCGTCCGAGCTGAAGTTCAAGGAAGGCGACAAGCTGGGCTTCCTGGTCCCGGCCGAGACCACCGACAAGCTGCTGATCTTCTCCAGCGACGGGCGCTTTTTCACGCTGGGCTGTGACAAGCTGCCCAGCGCGCGCGGTCATGGCGAGCCGGTGCGGATGATGATCGAGCTGGACGACAAGGTGAAGATCATCGACGTCTTCCCGTTCAAGGCTGGCCGCAAACGCATTCTGGCCTCGAAGGGCGGCTATGGCTTCCTGATGCCCGAGGAAGAAGCCCTGGCCAACCGCAAGGCCGGCAAACAGGTCCTGAATGTCGGCAACGAAGGCGCGGCCTTCTGCCTGGAGGCCGTCGGCGACCAGCTGGCGGTGATCGGCGACAACGGCAAGATCCTGATCTTCCCGCTGGAAGAGCTACCCGAAATGCCGCGCGGCAAGGGCGTCAAGCTGCAGGCCTATCGCGAGGGCGGGCTGCGCGACGGCCTGTCGTTCAACGCCGAAACCGGAGCCTACTGGATCGACACGGCCGGCCGGCGTCGTGACTGGGCCGAGTGGAAGGAATGGGTGGGCCGTCGGGCCGGCGCCGGCAAGCTGGCGCCCAGGGGCTTCGCCACCAACAAGCGGTTCCGGCCCAAATGAGGACCGGACGGCTGCGTCGTCGCGCGTTGAGCCTTTTGGCCGGCGTCTTCGGCTGCGCGGCCGTCGCCGCGACCCCGGCCTTGGCCTTGCCGAAGGGCAAGCCGCAGGAAGGGGGCTTCAACGCCGAACGGCTCAAGCACCTCGACGATCACATGCAGTCCATGGTCGATCGGGGGCAGATCGCCGGCGGCGTGACTCTACTGGCGCGTCATGGGCGGATCGTGCATGCGCGGGCCTTTGGTCGCCGGGTGCTGGGCGGCGATCCGATGCCGATGGATGCGATCTTCCGCATCCGCTCAGAGACCAAGCCGGTGACCGGCGTGGCTATGATGATCCTCTTCGAAGAGGGCAAGTGGAAGCTGGACGATCCGGTCAGTCTGCACGTTCCGGAGTTCGCCAATCTCCGCGTCGCCAAGGGTGTCGATGAGACGGGGCAGCCAATCCTGACTCCGATTTCCAGACCGCCCACCATGCGCGAGCTGATGACCCACACAGCGGGTTTTGCCTATGGACTGGCTAATGATCCCAGCAGCCCGGCCGACCAGGCCTATTATCGGGCTGCGGTCCTGCAGTCGTCGTCGCTGACGGACCTGGTTCAGAAGGTCTCGGGGCTGCCGATGTTCGCTGAGCCGGGGCAGCTCTGGCGCTACAGCGTAGCCGCCGACATTCAGGGCTATATCGTCGAGAAGCTGTCGGGTCAGAGCCTGCCGGTGTTCATGCAGGAGCGCATCTTCACGCCGCTGGGCATGAAAGACACCGCCTTCTACGTCCCCGAGGAGAAGCAGGCCCGTCTGGCCGCGCTGTACGACGCTGATCCGACCACGGGGCAACTGGTTCCCGCCGTCGAGGGCGCCTGGCGCGACGTCAGTAAGCCGCCGGCCGCGCCGCTGGGCGGCGGCGGACTGGTGTCGACGGCCGGCGACTTCGCGCGGTTCGCCCAGACGATCCTGAACAAGGGCGAATTGGACGGTGTGCGGATCCTCAAGCCAGAAACCGTGGCGCTGATGACCCAGAACCACCTGCCGGAAGGGTTCGTGGTGACGACAAACGGCACCACAGGCGTGTTGGCGCCGGCGTCGCGGCCTTTTCCGTTCGCACCGGGGATGGGCTATGGGATCGATATGGCCGTCGCCGTCGATCCCGCCGCATCTGGCGCGCCGGTTGGGGCAGGAACCGTCAGCTGGGGCGGTAGCGCCGGGACTTGGTTCTGGATCGACCCGGCCAATGACCTCTTTTTCGTGGGCATGATCCAGCGCCTTGGTGGCGTTGGGTCCGGCCTCGACGCTCAGTCGCGGTCGCTGGTTTACCAGGCGATCGAACGCCCGTCGGCCATGCCTGTGCAGATCTCCAACAAATCTGCGGCTCGGGCCGCGATTTCGCGCTGACGCGCTCTCGTTCGCGACTCTAGGGCCTGGCGGCAAATTGCGGGTTCCAACCGTCGCGCCCTCGCTCTAAGGTCCTTCAAACAATTGTTTGGGAGGTTGGGTTGGCGATCCGGAAATGGGTGGCGGCGAGCGCCGTCGCGCTGCTTTTGGCGGGGGGAGCGCCGGGAGCCTGGGCGGAGACGAAGGCGCCGGCCATCGCCGCTGCTTCGCCTGAGAGCGCCGGGTTCTCGGCCGAAGGCCTTAGGAAGCTGGATACCCACATGCAGGGTCTGGTCGAAAAGGGCCACCTGCCTGGCGTGACCACCATGCTTGTCCGTCACGGCAAGGTCGTTAACTTTGAGGTCCACGGCAAGAAGGGCTTCGACGGCCCGCCGATGACCAAGGACACGATCTTCCGAATCTACTCGCAGACCAAGCCGGTGACCGGCGTCGCGATGATGATCCTCTTTGAAGAGGGCAAGTGGACGCTGGACGATCCGGTCAGCAAGTTCATCCCCGAGTTCGCTAATCTTCGGGTGTTTAAGAGCGTGAACGCAGACGGGTCGTTCGAGACAGTTCCCGCCGAGCGCCCGCCGACCATGCGCGAACTGATGAGCCATTCGGCGGGCTTCGCCTATGGCCTCGTCCCCGACAATCCCCTCGACAAAGCCTACGCCGACAAGGTGCTGGGCGCGCGCTCGCGCGATGATTTCGTCAAGGCGATCGCCGAGATCCCGCTGGTGGATCAACCGGGCAAGCGCTGGAAGTACAGCATCGCCGTCGATATCCAGGGCCTGATCGTTGAAAAGCTGACCGGCATGTCGCTGGGCGACTTCATGAAGCAGCGCATCTTCGACCCGCTGAAGATGAAGGACACGGGCTTCTGGCTGCCCGCCGAGAAGGCGGATCGACTGGCGTCGCTCTATCTCTGGAGCCCCAAGGTCAACAAGCTGGTCCCGGCGGATGGTTTTATGGTGCTGGACATCAGCAAGCCGCCCGTCATGGCGTCTGGCGGCGGCGGCCTCGTCTCGACCAACGCCGACTACGCCCGCTTTGCCCAGATGCTGCTGAACGGCGGTGAACTGGAGGGCGCGCGCATCCTGAAGCCCGAGACGGTCAAGCTGATGCGCACCAATGCGCTGAGCGACACGATCATGAATTCCAGCGAGCCGCCGTTCAACACGGCGCGCGGGCGCGGCTTCGGTCTCGACTTCGCCGTCGTGCTTGACAGCGCCAAGGCGGGTCCGCAGGGCGAGGGGACGTTTAGCTGGGGCGGCGCGGCCGGCACCTGGTTCTGGATCGACCCGAAGAACGATCTCTTCTTCCTCGGTATGATCCACATCCTCAACAAGGGCGGCGATCCGGCGATCAAGGACATCGACGATGACAGCGCCAAGCTTGTCTACGACGCCCTGATCGATCCGAAGAAATAACACCTTCATCCGATTTCCCCGGCGAAAGCCGGGGCCCAGATTCAGTCTGAGCGATTTGGTCGCTCGCGCCGTTCTCCCGGCCAATGAGGAGAGGTCCCGTGTTCGATCTGGACCCCGGCTTTCGCCGGGTGAGGTCGGGGTGGGGTAAAAGGGAGGTGCTGATGAAAGCCGCTGTCTATTACGAAACCGGTGCTCCCGACGTTCTGCGCTACGAGGATGTTCCGGATCCTGTCTGCCACGCCCAGGGCGTGGTCATCCGCGTCGAGGCGGTCAGCATTGAGGGCGGTGACACGCTCAATCGCGGCGGTGGCCAGATGGCGGGCGTGCCCCACATCGTCGGCTACCAGGCGGCGGGCGAGATCGTCGAGGTCGGCGCCGAGGTCACCCACCTGAAGGTCGGCCAGAAGGTCGTGACGGTGAACGCCTTTGGCTCCCACGCCGAGCTGCGTTCGGTTCCGGCGCGCAACGCCTGGCCGATCCCTGAAGGCTTCGACCTCCATAAGGCCGCTGCGATCCCGGTGCCGTTCGGCACGGCGCATGAGTGCCTTTTCGGCGCCGGGCGACTGAAGGCCGGCGAGACGGTGCTGGTGCAGGCCGGCGCGGGCGCCGTGGGCCTAGCCGCTATCCAGCTGGCCAAGCAGGCTGGAGCCACTGTTCTCGCGTCGGCGTCCAACGATGAACGCCTGGAGCGCCTCAAGCCGTTCGGCATGGATCACGGGATCAACTATCGCCGCGACGATCTGGTCGAGCAGGTCATGAAGCTAACTGGCGGCAAGGGCGTCGATCTGGTCGTAGATCCCGTCGGCGGCGCGACCCTGCCGGGCAGCCTCGCGGCCTTGGGCTAT
The DNA window shown above is from Caulobacter sp. FWC26 and carries:
- a CDS encoding arylamine N-acetyltransferase, which codes for MFDAPAPAVDLGAYFRRIGYDGPREATLDVLRAITFRHPDAIPFENLDVLLGRGISIVPADVDAKLIGAERGGYCYEQNGLLKRVLQALGFQVEGLMARVLWMAPEGAPPRPRSHQVLGVTIDGETWLADAGFGGCVLTAPMRLFSDEVQDSPHGKFRIVDTQTNGVAERQVQADLSGRWSPLYQVSQGAWAEVDYEQANFYTYTHPSSHFTWSMTVGRTTPTARYALKNNRFTHRDVTGAVVEQRDLSVEELEATLRDVIGLPVEADWRPVLEKVVAWGTPA
- the era gene encoding GTPase Era encodes the protein MTDTTSKTRAGFAAIIGAPNAGKSTLVNRMVGAKVSIVTQKVQTTRFPVRGVAIEGDTQIVLVDTPGIFSPRRRLDRAMVRAAWAGSEEAEATVHLVDVQAELASRADKATPGEYRSAQDVQTIIEGLKAADRKVILALNKIDGIKRDTLLAVAKDFFDTGVYTDVFMISASTGAGVDDLTAKLVSMMPEGPWLYPEDQTADLPARLLAAEITREKVYLRVHEELPYAATVETTAFEERKDGSVRIEQTILVEREGQRVIVIGKGGQTLKWIGQASREELCDILDRKVHLFLHVKVKENWAEERGLFSDIGLDFDV
- the recO gene encoding DNA repair protein RecO, translated to MEWEDEAYVLSARSHGETGAIVELLTEARGKVAAHVAGAASRRMKPFLQPGARVIARYRARVEGQLGSASLEPMGEGPSSLFDDRLALAGLSAAAAVAAAALPEREAHPGAFHALEALIRVLEIPDIWPAVYVRYEAGLLQELGFGLDLSKCAATGTFDDLVYVSPRTGRAVSREAGKPYHDKLLPLPPFMLSSQGGLAEGDVKAGLDITGHFLEQFVFGPLNRPLPPARLWLLDRLTDAGRL
- a CDS encoding alkaline phosphatase — its product is MSVLDRYALSRRRLLSVFGGAAVSALAIPMESGKALAQAVFSTYPFQLGVASGDPSPDGFVIWTRLAPEPLEIGYGMPSAPVAVEWEVGDAPNMRNIVAKGRAIAPPELGHAVHVEVSGLQPGRDYWYRFTAGRERSLTGRARTTPALGAVVDRVRFAVAGCQNYEQGFYTAHRRLAAETPDFVFCYGDYIYEGRGNRVWNSADGPVENVRQHFGGEIYSLDDYRRRYAQYKMDTDLQAAHAAAPWFTVWDDHEVDNNWVSDHDQDGVDPKLFLLRRQAAAQAYYENMPLRAASFPSGPSLRIHRRASFGGLMDMNLLDTRQFRSQQPCDDRYGTTCAGVDDPAAQVLGSEQEKWLYESLGASKATWNVLAQQVMLMDLDRQAGPEVGYNLDSWGGYRSPRARLLSEIRDRKVRNVVVLTGDEHQNYAGDVYLDGAKPDGAPIAAEFVVTSISSGGDGTDQRSDMAAIQKASPMLKFNNAQRGYAICDVTPKAFVTEFKVLDAITRRDGKLTTRAKWAAEAGKSGIVRA
- the rnc gene encoding ribonuclease III → MDRRVAAVGDLERRIGHKFEDRELLERALTHASVGDGAKKVRDNEVLEFIGDRVLGLLAAEALAERFPKAKEGELAPRLNALVSRETCARVARKAELGPALRLSASSSKIGGRETDSILAGATEALMAALYQDGGLETARKVFLDLWADEFDRAKEGRPRDPKTALQEWAQGKGRPLPTYRVLDRTGPDHAPVFTVEVVVKGVDPAIAKGKSRQEAEKAAAKLLLDREAAGDS
- the lepB gene encoding signal peptidase I codes for the protein MTDAADDFTPPEEKGAIAELIEIVKTVAYALGIALVLRVLLFQPFTIPSASMEPNLYQGDYIIVSKFSYGWSKHSIPFSPPIIKGRIFDRAPTRGDIVVFKLPRDNRTDYIKRLIGMPGDKVQIRGGQVYINGKALPRKAQAPALVDTGYGFTQQVQRFQETNPEGRQYNIQDFGPDSRGDNTGVYTVPAGCYFFMGDNRDNSADSRFDPGVSPYKESACKWDYEMDQYIGDEIGVGFVPAENLVGRAQIILLSWNAEASLFKPWTWFLNARPSRFFHVLK